The stretch of DNA AAGTTCTCCGTGCGCTCCCAATAATAATTCTTGCAGCCAGCTCATCGGCGCTCTGCCGGTAGATTCCGCCTGTCTTGATTGTTGTTTTGACCCAACCGGCAATGTTGACTGCGATGCAAGCCAGACTGCAGATATCAGCGATTTAACCGTCTTAATTGATCATCTTTTTATCACCTTAACTCCGCTCTGTTGTCCTGATGCGGCCAACACCGACGGCACTGGAACGACAGATATCTCCGATTTGACTGCACTCATCGATTATCTCTTTATTTCGCTCGCCCCGACTGCGCCCTGTCAGTGAGGTGAGACGTCAGTCCGCCGGGGCGGACTGACCTACTTAAGTCGGAAGAGTGTCAGGCAGAGACGCCTGACACCACGTTGGATATTAGAAATATTCGTGCAGGGCGTCTCTGCCCCGCACCAAAGAGCATTTTGGGAAGCAAAGAAAAGCTGGTGCACGGGGCTTTCAAGTCCGCCTGAGGTGGAACGTTCACCAGCCACAAAATCCTATCCCTGCACCATGCAGTGGTATATAAATACGCAGATTCCGCCAGATTGTGCGAAACTTTTTCTTACAAAATCCCAAATGTGATACGCACTCTGACGTGGTTAACGATTCAAATCGCGCTCTCCCTTGTAAGTTTGCCAAAAATCAGTAGATTTAGCCTATGGCCGCGCAAACATATCCCAAACTCCGCTCTGACCTTGTTGCCTCATCTTCAATTGTCGATGGCAGTATCGTCTATACTGTCAAAGACCCAATCACCGGTAAATACTTTCGGCTCCGCGAATTAGAGTACTGGCTGGTTGGGCAGCTCGATGGAGCGACTGCGCCCGAGACCGTTGCTGAGCGCGTCCGCGAGAAATTCTCGGTCAACATAACGCCCGAGCATGTCGGACAATTTGTAGCCATGCTCGAGGGTTTGCTGTTTCTTGAAAACAGCCGGAGCGAGCAGGGGATATCGAAACTTTCGGTTCGGGCAGGACAAAAATCATCACTTGCATCACGGCTGCTCTTTGTGAAACTCAAAGCATTCAAACCGGGTCCATTTCTGGATCGGCTGACCGCGCTCTATCGGCCATTCCACAATCCATTTTGGTTTGTGATTTCGTGGCTGGTTATCATCACAGGCTTCTCGCTCCTGTTTGCGAACTACTCAGAGTTCAATCTGAATCTTGCTGAATTATTTCATCTCCATTCTATCGGACTGATAATTGTCGTTCTGTTTGTGATGCTGACTCTGCATGAATACGCCCATGCCATTCTCTGCCGCTACTATGGCGGGGCTGTGCACGAGATGGGGTTTTTGCTCATGTATTTCCAACCCTGCTTCTATTGTGATATCTCCGATGCCTGGCTCTTTCCTCAAAAGTCTCGACGCCTTGCGGTTACCTGGGCCGGGCCGTTTTATCAGTTTCTGATACTTGCGGTAGCGATGATTATTTGGCGGGTGACAGTCGAAGATACAGCCGTCAACATAGTCGCCAGAATGTTTGTTCTCGTGTGCTGGATAACGACCTTTGTAAATTTCAATCCGCTCATCAAACTCGATGGCTACTATATGCTTTCAGACTGGGTGGAAATCCCGAATCTCCGCCAAAAGGCATTCGCCTATCTTGGAAATGTGTTGAAGCGTCACATCCTCGGCTGGCCAATTGAGTTGATTATTCCAAGCCGGCGGGAGAGAAAAATTTTCTTTCTCTACGGCGGCCTCGCGATTCTATTCTCGACTTTCCTGCTGGGTTACATGCTGTATCTGATCGGGGGATTCATCTATGGCCGTTGGGGCGGTTTTGGATTGACCTTGTTCATTGTCGCGCTTCTGATTATCTTAAAAGACAGCCTTCGGAACCTATTTTTGGGAACCGTACGGCATGTGATATATATGAAAAAGCTACTCAGCCAACCTTTCAGACTTGCAACGTACGCGATTGTTCTCATTGCCGTCGTGGTCGTTGTGCTTGCGATCTCCTTTCCTCACCGGGTTTCCGGCAACATTACGGTCGAGCCGCTCAACGAATTTTCACTTTCCCTCAATGCCTTTGGCCTCCTTGAACAAAACCTCCGGCTTGGCGGCGAGAGACCCGAAAGCAAATCGAGTTATCTTCAGATGACCTCAAGCGATATGGCCGCGCTTGAACTGCTGCCGCTCGTCAGCGACGGCGAACAGATTCAGAGTGGAGACACAGTCGCGATTCTGATTTCAAATCAGATTACCGGGGAGCTCGCCGGAGCCCATTCCGAGCTTGAGCGCCTGCAGAGTAACCTTGTGCTTCTCAAAGCTCCCCCCAAAAAAGAGCGAATCAGTGAGATGGAATCGCAGGTATCAGCCGCTCAAAGTAATTTCAACCAACTCAAAAGAAACCTCGACAGAATTCAGGAATTGGTCAATCGGAAACTGGAGTCGACTGATAAGCTCGAAAGCTCGCAGTCGGCATTTGATATCGCCAAGGCTGAACTGAGCAACAAGGAATCCGCATTGCGCCTGCTCAAATCCCCGCCGCGACCCGAAGAAGAAACAGTGCTGGCCCATGAAATCTCCAAACAACAGGCGCGGCTTGGCTTTCTCAAAGTCCAGGCCGACGCACAGGTGGTGGTTTCGCCCATCTCCGGGACAGTATTTGTGGGGCATGGAGCGGGCAAGGACAAGAGTATATTGTCGGTTTGCCAACAAAACGAAATAGAACTGCATATCCCAGTCTCTGATTTTGATCTCCCGCTGATAAGCCTTGGCCAGACTGTTCAGGTCAAAGTCCGCTCTTATCCTGATAGGCTTTTCGAGGGGCGTGTGGTTCGCATACCTGCAGCGGCTGATAGTATCGCGGGCAAAAATTATTTCCCGGTCTCGGTACTGGTGGAAAACTCAGAGAGCTTGCTTCGCGATGGAATGTCCGGCTATGCGAAAATCGAGATTGGCAAAAAATCACTTGTCGCGCTGGCGTATCGAAAATTGTTATCGGGAATCAGAGTCGAGTTCTGGTCATGGTGGTAGGGGGAATTCAAATAAATAATGATTTCCCCCTATTTTTTCTATTGACACAAAATCCCAGGCATTCTATTTTATCAACACAACAACCTAAAAATTTTTGGAGGTATCATGAGAAAAATCTTAGCAATTGCGGCTCTAGTAATAGCCGCCGGAATGATGGTCATGGCCGATGAAAAGCCGTGGCTCGATTTGGAAAACTGCGCCTACTGTAAACAGTTCACTGCACAGCCAGGTCTGATGGAGCATTGCCATCACGAATACCATAACATCAGTAATGGAGTTGTGAGCATATTTACCGTCGAGAAAGACTACCAAGACAAGATGGCCGCAGCCATGCTCGGTATGCAGAAGGTCGGCGAGGATATAGGCAAGGGGACGGGCGCAGTTCCTGTATTGTGCGGTCACTGCGAGGCTTACGGAAAGTTCATGATGAGCGGCAAAGTCAACTCTGAAGAAGTAAAGAGTGGACTTATGACAATGGCGCTTATGACGTCATCGGATTCTGCTACCGTGGCTGAACTTCACGCTTTTGGAGAGAAAAGCAACGCCGAAGGCAAGAAGATGATGGAAGCGATGATGATGAAGTCATCAAAGAAATAATTTCCCATATTTGAATATTCCGTCAGGTCTTGGCCATCTTCTTAGATGGGTGTGACCTGACGGTTTCTTTTTTGTCCTTCCCTGACCTAGAACCAAGATTGAGTAGAGTGCGATCCTGTACGCCAGCTTTTTTTGGCATCACAGAACCGCCCATAGAGGAAGTATTTTCCGTTCTAAGCCTTGAATAGGCTCGATTCCATTCCACACACCGCAAGAACTTACCACACAGCTAACCAATTCTCTTGACAATAGTTCGTCTGGACTTATATTTATCGCATGTCAAGTTTAACGACGTGTTTTGTTACGACTGCGCATGTGAATACTTTAATTAATAAATACCTGTGTGATAATTGTTTTATGAATTTTCCAAGTGAATATAAAAGAAATGCTTCCCGCTCGGGGAAGCATGCATTAAACAATTTAAAGGAGGTGACTTGATGACGGATTACAAACTTACCGTCGAGGTCCTCGAAGCTCGTATCGCCCCAGGCATGAGCGTCGGCGGTCAAGGCTGATATTGAAATTGAGGGCAGGCCGAAATCCTGCCCTCTTATTTTTTCCCTACAACTCTGTTCAATTTCCCAATTTCTTGAGCGAGGTAGACTATCTCGCGCTTATTCTGAAAAATGGTCCTATCCGCAGGCGATACAATGGAATCGCTGACCTTCTTTGCAAGCATGAGCGCTTTCTTGAATACGCCGAATGATTTCTCGAAATCTTTTTCGATCAGCCGAAGTCGGCCTTCTATTATCGAGTACCGGAGCAGGTCAAAGACAACTCCTGAAACGACAGCAATCTGCTTCGCCCTGTTTAGAAAAGGAAGAGCCTCATTTGGTTGGCCCTGGGCGATCTTAAGTTCAGCGACCGAACAACAAATAGAACTGACCTCAATGCTGTCTGGCAGAGTTAGAGCTTCGCCGATATATGGCTCAATCGTAGGAAGCATTCTCATGTCGTTTTTCTCAAGGGCATATTCAAGCATGTTGAACACTAGCCGAATCCTATTGCGACGTTCTTTCATATCTTCAGTAAGCGCCATAGCTCTGTCAACATATATAGTTTCATTCGTCAGACGCGTAATAAGGAGCAACGCATTCATTTCATTGAGATGATCCTTGCGGCCTTGAGCCTCAACAGTCAGTTTTTTGGCTTGATCGAAGGCAGTCTCACCATCGCCCACGCAGTTGCGAATTTCCGCTTTTTGTATCTTCGCTGAAAAAACCAGGCTTGGATCATCAATAGAAAGAAGCGTCCTTTCTGCTCGCACCAATGCTTGCTCGGCTTCAGAAATCCTGCCCATCAATCTGAAAACCGCTGCCATATCGAGTTGGAAAGAGGCATTGTGTGCGAGGTCGTCAATACTCTCCGAAAGTTCAACCCCCTCTTTGATATACTGGAGCGACTGCTTGAGTTGTCCGGCACAGATCATCATAGAAGTTAATGTCGCAAGATTGATTAGGACTTCTTTTTTGTTGCCTGTTCTTCGGTTCAGTTCAAGCGACTCGCCTACACAGACAACTGCCTTGCCGCTGTCGCCGCTCAAGTGATAAATATATCCGAGATTATTGAGGGTCCGAGCGATTTCACCCATGTTGCCAAGTTCTTTCTTCATATTGAGCGAAAGATTGAATAACCGGATAGCGCGCCCATACGAGCCTCGCATAAAATACATGACCGCGATGTTATTGACAGTCGATGCCACCTCCGCATCGGCACCGGCTTTTCTCTGGATGTGTAGCGCCTGTCGGTAATGTGAGAGGGCTTTTGGTAAATCAGAGTTTATCCAGTATAAGTTGCCAAGATTATTCAGGACATGGGAAATGTCCAGATGGAGATTCAGTTTCTCGTAAATGATAATCGCCTTCTCCAGCGATTGTACCCCGGCCGCAAAGTCCTGCTTGAGTCGATAGAGATCGCCTAAACTTTTGTGTGCATCGGCGAGCAGTTTTTCTTCTGGAAGTGACTCGAATAGTACAATTAGCCGTTCGTACATCACCATCGACTCGGCGAATTCGCCATTCTCTTTGGATATATTCCCAGCGACTAATAAGAGCCCACGGATCAATTTCAAATTATTCGTGAGTTCTGCAAACTCGATCACGCGTCTGAGAAGATGCATTGCCCGTTTGGGCTGGAGATCTCCATTAAGTCTGATTGCGGCTTGGTATGCGCATCGATCGGCCTCCTCAAGCTTTCCGGCACGAAGATAGGTATATCCAGCCAGCTCTATCTGTTCCTGTTTTTCGAATCTAATGGCTTGTTTTGACGCAAGCCGTTTGATTGACTTTGGGGAGAGAAACTGAGTCAGCATCTCCGAAAAGGCGGGCGGGAGGCCGTAGGCAGAGCAGAGGTTAGTTGAAACA from Candidatus Zixiibacteriota bacterium encodes:
- a CDS encoding HlyD family efflux transporter periplasmic adaptor subunit, producing MAAQTYPKLRSDLVASSSIVDGSIVYTVKDPITGKYFRLRELEYWLVGQLDGATAPETVAERVREKFSVNITPEHVGQFVAMLEGLLFLENSRSEQGISKLSVRAGQKSSLASRLLFVKLKAFKPGPFLDRLTALYRPFHNPFWFVISWLVIITGFSLLFANYSEFNLNLAELFHLHSIGLIIVVLFVMLTLHEYAHAILCRYYGGAVHEMGFLLMYFQPCFYCDISDAWLFPQKSRRLAVTWAGPFYQFLILAVAMIIWRVTVEDTAVNIVARMFVLVCWITTFVNFNPLIKLDGYYMLSDWVEIPNLRQKAFAYLGNVLKRHILGWPIELIIPSRRERKIFFLYGGLAILFSTFLLGYMLYLIGGFIYGRWGGFGLTLFIVALLIILKDSLRNLFLGTVRHVIYMKKLLSQPFRLATYAIVLIAVVVVVLAISFPHRVSGNITVEPLNEFSLSLNAFGLLEQNLRLGGERPESKSSYLQMTSSDMAALELLPLVSDGEQIQSGDTVAILISNQITGELAGAHSELERLQSNLVLLKAPPKKERISEMESQVSAAQSNFNQLKRNLDRIQELVNRKLESTDKLESSQSAFDIAKAELSNKESALRLLKSPPRPEEETVLAHEISKQQARLGFLKVQADAQVVVSPISGTVFVGHGAGKDKSILSVCQQNEIELHIPVSDFDLPLISLGQTVQVKVRSYPDRLFEGRVVRIPAAADSIAGKNYFPVSVLVENSESLLRDGMSGYAKIEIGKKSLVALAYRKLLSGIRVEFWSWW
- a CDS encoding serine/threonine-protein kinase, which produces MSPLASDSRFSDISLLGRGGTAEVSRAYVADLARFAAVKAPLTCAFPAIDLKALIDREWELIGGRRFPGLVRLLEKPDTEKPYLLLEMCHGPTLDSVGRVEDIAVAVNLLSAAVLSLEYLNASGIIHGDIKPHNFFLPSNWRECADNRFFYLKLSDFSLGRLVNESNSCRLGLGTLGYMAPETIVAGETSHRSDLFALGVMAYQMFTGVHPFMAEDNDPLVINSRVREQEPKPIKELRPDLPHGLVAFINRLLSKDSSQRPESAWQVCCELKKIGAHYPFENALRPSHLTRRTQKYSELIGSVLDISDEQRRRVDDITGGHSEKLRVLIASNFLCGNLKYDKGRFTFKQDVLWPNRLRKSELAAFSCLPLKAKKSVISYSARTPNTCYMPPVSTNLCSAYGLPPAFSEMLTQFLSPKSIKRLASKQAIRFEKQEQIELAGYTYLRAGKLEEADRCAYQAAIRLNGDLQPKRAMHLLRRVIEFAELTNNLKLIRGLLLVAGNISKENGEFAESMVMYERLIVLFESLPEEKLLADAHKSLGDLYRLKQDFAAGVQSLEKAIIIYEKLNLHLDISHVLNNLGNLYWINSDLPKALSHYRQALHIQRKAGADAEVASTVNNIAVMYFMRGSYGRAIRLFNLSLNMKKELGNMGEIARTLNNLGYIYHLSGDSGKAVVCVGESLELNRRTGNKKEVLINLATLTSMMICAGQLKQSLQYIKEGVELSESIDDLAHNASFQLDMAAVFRLMGRISEAEQALVRAERTLLSIDDPSLVFSAKIQKAEIRNCVGDGETAFDQAKKLTVEAQGRKDHLNEMNALLLITRLTNETIYVDRAMALTEDMKERRNRIRLVFNMLEYALEKNDMRMLPTIEPYIGEALTLPDSIEVSSICCSVAELKIAQGQPNEALPFLNRAKQIAVVSGVVFDLLRYSIIEGRLRLIEKDFEKSFGVFKKALMLAKKVSDSIVSPADRTIFQNKREIVYLAQEIGKLNRVVGKK